A genomic window from Salvia miltiorrhiza cultivar Shanhuang (shh) chromosome 5, IMPLAD_Smil_shh, whole genome shotgun sequence includes:
- the LOC131024990 gene encoding DET1- and DDB1-associated protein 1 isoform X2 has translation MFFADDSMLGSWPSLDPHNFSQLKPNDPSNPSKMTLVTYNPTHDRTLPPPDQVITPEARNILLRHFYQHAEDKLQLLSTKRGSSENPAPERASKLPRASASDNG, from the exons ATGTTTTTTGCTGATGATTCAATGCTTGGAAGCTGGCCCTCCCTCGACCCTCACAACTTCAGCCAGTTAAAGCCCAATGATCCTTCCAATCCATCG AAAATGACGCTTGTTACGTATAATCCTACTCATGACCGCACCCTCCCTCCGCCTGATCAGG TTATAACGCCGGAAGCGAGAAACATTCTCCTGAGGCACTTCTATCAACACGCTGAAGATAAG CTGCAGCTGCTCAGTACCAAGAGAGGTTCGTCCGAGAATCCGGCGCCGGAGCGCGCATCGAAGCTTCCTAGGGCTTCCGCTTCTGATAATGGTTAA
- the LOC131024990 gene encoding DET1- and DDB1-associated protein 1 isoform X3, producing the protein MFFADDSMLGSWPSLDPHNFSQLKPNDPSNPSKMTLVTYNPTHDRTLPPPDQVITPEARNILLRHFYQHAEDKLLSTKRGSSENPAPERASKLPRASASDNG; encoded by the exons ATGTTTTTTGCTGATGATTCAATGCTTGGAAGCTGGCCCTCCCTCGACCCTCACAACTTCAGCCAGTTAAAGCCCAATGATCCTTCCAATCCATCG AAAATGACGCTTGTTACGTATAATCCTACTCATGACCGCACCCTCCCTCCGCCTGATCAGG TTATAACGCCGGAAGCGAGAAACATTCTCCTGAGGCACTTCTATCAACACGCTGAAGATAAG CTGCTCAGTACCAAGAGAGGTTCGTCCGAGAATCCGGCGCCGGAGCGCGCATCGAAGCTTCCTAGGGCTTCCGCTTCTGATAATGGTTAA
- the LOC131024965 gene encoding LOW QUALITY PROTEIN: 2-C-methyl-D-erythritol 2,4-cyclodiphosphate synthase, chloroplastic (The sequence of the model RefSeq protein was modified relative to this genomic sequence to represent the inferred CDS: deleted 2 bases in 2 codons) yields the protein MAMAGSLCYAGPLPIKTSSKQPTVRSPGAGPCAARNLQLPSLKFAARPSSSTVVAAAASTVGAETQSGAATPAKVLPFRVGHGFDLHRLEPGYPLIIGGINIPHDRGCEAHSDGDVLLHCVVDAILGALGLPDIGQIFPDTDPKWKGAASCVFVEEAVRLMHEAGYELGNLDATLILQRPKLSPHKETMRANLCKLLGADPSVVNLKAKTHEKVDSLGENRSIAAHTVVLLFRK from the exons ATGGCTATGGCTGGTTCCCTCTGCTACGCCGGCCCGCTTCCCATCAAGACCTCCTCAAAGCAACCCACCGTGCGATCACCCGGAGCGGGGCCGTGCGCAGCGCGAAACTTGCAGCTTCCCTCGTTGAAATTCGCGGCGAGACCGTCTTCCTCGACGGTGGTGGCGGCCGCCGCGAGCACGGTGGGAGCAGAGACTCAGTCCGGAGCTGCAACTCCGGCGAAGGTTCTGCCTTTCCGCGTCGGCCACGGATTTGACCTTCATCGGCTCGAGCCGGGGTATCCCCTCATTATCGGCGGCATCAATATTCCTCATGATCGAGGCTGCGAAGCTCACTCCGACg GTGATGTATTGCTGCACTGTGTTGTTGATGCAATATTGGGGGCGCTTGGGCTCCCAGATATAGGGCAGATATTTCCAGACACAGATCCTAAGTGGAAAGGCGCAGCATCTTGTGTTTTTGTGGAGGAGGCA GTTCGGCTAATGCACGAGGCAGGCTAC GAACTTGGCAACTTAGATGCCACATTGATTCTCCAAAGACCAAAACTGAGCCCTCACAAGGAGACTATGCGGGCGAATCTATGCAAGCTACTTGGCGCGGACCCTTCCGTTGTGAACCTCAAGGCTAAAACTCATGAG AAGGTGGACAGTCTCGGGGAGAACCGGAGCATCGCAGCGCATACAGTTGTTCTCCTTTTTAGGAAGTGA
- the LOC131024990 gene encoding uncharacterized protein LOC131024990 isoform X1 yields MFFADDSMLGSWPSLDPHNFSQLKPNDPSNPSKMTLVTYNPTHDRTLPPPDQVITPEARNILLRHFYQHAEDKVSILITMLLSYLLLYWLIAYRLFNFHLIMLLHTFIRYNVVFANRLPRVNYSASHVNSKFDRNSRWYQNQIKLIV; encoded by the exons ATGTTTTTTGCTGATGATTCAATGCTTGGAAGCTGGCCCTCCCTCGACCCTCACAACTTCAGCCAGTTAAAGCCCAATGATCCTTCCAATCCATCG AAAATGACGCTTGTTACGTATAATCCTACTCATGACCGCACCCTCCCTCCGCCTGATCAGG TTATAACGCCGGAAGCGAGAAACATTCTCCTGAGGCACTTCTATCAACACGCTGAAGATAAGGTTAGCATTTTAATCACAATGTTACTCTCATACTTACTGCTTTATTGGTTAATTGCATATAGATTATTTAACTTTCATCTAATTATGCTTTTGCATACTTTCATAAGATACAACGTCGTTTTTGCCAATAGATTGCCACGCGTTAATTATTCAGCTAGCCATGTCAACAGTAAGTTTGACCGGAATTCTAGATGGTaccaaaatcaaattaaattaatagtgTAG